A genomic stretch from Triplophysa dalaica isolate WHDGS20190420 chromosome 4, ASM1584641v1, whole genome shotgun sequence includes:
- the git2a gene encoding ARF GTPase-activating protein GIT2a isoform X3 translates to MVIRRTSPETRMSKRLRNSEVCADCSSSDPHWASVNRGVLICDACCGVHRSLGRHNSQVRHLSHTPWPPTQLQMVQILYNNGANAIWEHTLLDPSSLMSGKRKTNPQDKVHPNKTEFIKAKYQMLAFVHRLPCRDDDSSAAADLSKQLHSSVRTGNLETSLRLLSLGAQANFFHPEKGNTPLHIAAKAGQVCQAELLCVYGADPGAPDSYGKTPINYARQAGHQDLADRLVEIQYELTDRLAFYLCGRKPDHKNGQHFIIPQMADRSVELSEFAKAAKRKLQSLSDHLFEELAMDVYDEVDRRETDAVWLATQNHSALVTETTVVPFLPVNPEYSSTRNQGRQKLARFNAHEFATLVIDILSDAKRRQQGSSVSSPKDNVDNVFFKSLSSRHGSDNQEIDQPDYDSVASDEDTDTELRIGKADRTKSLDSDLSDGPISVQEFLEVKNALSASEVKIQELMKANSNLSEELKLVQKKLQSLQSENGSLRRQVSSQQPYQAPGGPDHPNPSSPSSCSSSSSSSALKWHLSARASRPMSMYETSSGLKPFLSKGEAIYPEETFPSLQPFPTHASKFGKHSSASDGDYDNTVNESDLDDSGRFVRRCRLRSSGWMGESNSIPELDDHECESDPSLPSTEDVIRKTEQITKNIQDLLRAAQENKHDSFIPCAERIYVAVNEMAGLFPKRPRFETVRSSLRLLTSSAHRLQNECKKASLLENSPAVDMQLVTQQVIQCAYDIAKAAKQLVTITTKENNN, encoded by the exons ATGGTGATAAGAAGGACTTCACCGGAGACAAGGATGTCGAAACGGCTTCGAAATAGCGAAGTTTGTGCGGATTGCAGCAGTTCGg ATCCTCACTGGGCGTCTGTAAACAGAGGAGTTCTCATATGTGACGCCTGCTGCGGCGTACACCGCAGTTTGGGTCGCCACAATTCGCAAGTGCGGCATTTGTCACACACGCCTTGGCCGCCCACCCAGCTTCAG ATGGTTCAGATATTATACAACAACGGTGCTAATGCAATATGGGAGCACACACTGCTGGATCCCTCATCTTTAATGAGCGGGAAACGCAAAACCAATCCTCAGGATAAAGTCCA TCCCAACAAGACAGAGTTCATAAAAGCGAAGTATCAAATGCTGGCTTTCGTCCATCGTTTACCCTGTCGAGACGACGACAGTTCAGCAGCTGCAGATCTAAGCAAG caACTTCACTCAAGTGTTAGAACTGGCAATCTTGAGACTTCTTTACGGTTACTGTCGCTTGGAGCACAAGCCAACTTTTTCCACCCG GAAAAAGGAAACACACCACTTCACATAGCAGCTAAGGCAGGACAGGTGTGCCAGGCTGAGCTACTGTGTGTTTATGGGGCGGATCCTGGAGCTCCGGACTCTTATGGCAAAACACCCATCAACTATGCAAG gcAGGCCGGCCATCAGGACCTAGCAGACCGGCTGGTGGAGATACAGTATGAGCTTACAGACAGACTTGCCTTCTACCTCTGTGGGCGAAAGCCTG ATCACAAGAATGGACAGCACTTCATTATACCACAGATGGCGGACAG AAGTGTGGAGTTATCGGAGTTTGCAAAAGCTGCGAAAAGAAAACTGCAATCT CTCAGCGATCATTTGTTTGAGGAACTGGCAATGGACGTGTACGATGAGGTAGACCGAAGGGAGACAGATGCAG TCTGGCTGGCCACTCAGAACCACAGCGCCTTGGTAACGGAGACAACAGTTGTGCCTTTCCTTCCTGTGAACCCCGAGTACTCATCGACACGCAACCAG GGACGACAAAAGCTTGCGAGATTTAATGCTCATGAATTTGCCACACTTGTGATTGATATTCTAAGTGATGCAAAGCGGCGTCAACAGGGGAGTTCAGTGTCAAGCCCCAAAG ACAACGTCGACAACGTTTTCTTCAAAAGTCTAAGTAGCCGTCATGGAAGTGACAACCAAGAAATCGACCAGCCAGACTATGACAGCGTGGCATCAGATGAGGACACCGACACAGAATTGCGAATCGGTAAAGCAGACCGAACTAAG AGTTTGGACTCGGACTTGTCCGATGGCCCGATTTCCGTGCAGGAGTTTCTGGAAGTGAAGAACGCTCTCTCAGCCTCTGAGGTCAAAATACAGGAACTAATGAAGGCCAACAGTAACCTGAGCGAAGAGCTGAAACTGGTGCAAAAAAAG CTACAGTCTCTGCAAAGTGAGAACGGCTCTCTCAGACGCCAGGTCTCATCTCAACAGCCCTATCAGGCCCCCGGGGGTCCTGACCACCCCAATCCTTCCAGCCCCTCCTCCtgttcctcctcttcctcctcctctgccCTGAAATGGCACCTGTCTGCACGGGCGAGCCGCCCCATGTCTATGTATGAAACCAGCTCTGGTCTGAAGCCCTTTCTTTCCAAGGGAGAGGCCATTTACCCCGAGGAGACCTTCCCTTCCTTGCAACCCTTCCCGACCCAT GCCTCCAAGTTTGGCAAGCATAGTAGCGCATCCGACGGTGACTATGACAACACGGTCAACGAATCCGATCTGGATGACTCAGG CAGATTTGTCCGTAGATGTCGTCTACGCAGCAGCGGTTGGATGGGAGAGAGCAACTCCATACCAGAGCTGGACGATCACGAATGCGAGTCTGACCCCAGTCTGCCCAGCACAGAAGACGTCATCCGGAAAACCGAGCAGATCACCAAGAATATCCAGGACCTGCTGAGGGCTGCACAGGAGAATAAGCACGACAG cTTTATACCCTGTGCAGAAAGAATATATGTGGCCGTGAATGAGATGGCCGGCCTTTTCCCTAAG AGGCCACGGTTTGAGACTGTAAGAAGCTCACTGCGTTTATTGACGTCAAGCGCACACCGTTTACAGAACGAGTGTAAGAAGGCGTCTCTTCTGGAGAACAGCCCGGCAGTGGACATGCAGTTGGTCACCCAGCAGGTCATCCAGTGTGCCTATGACATCGCCAAGGCGGCTAAGCAACTAGTTACCATAACCaccaaagaaaacaacaacTGA
- the git2a gene encoding ARF GTPase-activating protein GIT2a isoform X1: MVIRRTSPETRMSKRLRNSEVCADCSSSDPHWASVNRGVLICDACCGVHRSLGRHNSQVRHLSHTPWPPTQLQMVQILYNNGANAIWEHTLLDPSSLMSGKRKTNPQDKVHPNKTEFIKAKYQMLAFVHRLPCRDDDSSAAADLSKQLHSSVRTGNLETSLRLLSLGAQANFFHPEKGNTPLHIAAKAGQVCQAELLCVYGADPGAPDSYGKTPINYARQAGHQDLADRLVEIQYELTDRLAFYLCGRKPDHKNGQHFIIPQMADRSVELSEFAKAAKRKLQSLSDHLFEELAMDVYDEVDRRETDAVWLATQNHSALVTETTVVPFLPVNPEYSSTRNQGRQKLARFNAHEFATLVIDILSDAKRRQQGSSVSSPKDNVDNVFFKSLSSRHGSDNQEIDQPDYDSVASDEDTDTELRIGKADRTKSLDSDLSDGPISVQEFLEVKNALSASEVKIQELMKANSNLSEELKLVQKKLQSLQSENGSLRRQVSSQQPYQAPGGPDHPNPSSPSSCSSSSSSSALKWHLSARASRPMSMYETSSGLKPFLSKGEAIYPEETFPSLQPFPTHASKFGKHSSASDGDYDNTVNESDLDDSGRFVRRCRLRSSGWMGESNSIPELDDHECESDPSLPSTEDVIRKTEQITKNIQDLLRAAQENKHDSAPGEQRESVRRLRHSLGCFGTLVPWADKPPSPMQSLGLRTPHPAAPNSPASCFIPCAERIYVAVNEMAGLFPKRPRFETVRSSLRLLTSSAHRLQNECKKASLLENSPAVDMQLVTQQVIQCAYDIAKAAKQLVTITTKENNN, translated from the exons ATGGTGATAAGAAGGACTTCACCGGAGACAAGGATGTCGAAACGGCTTCGAAATAGCGAAGTTTGTGCGGATTGCAGCAGTTCGg ATCCTCACTGGGCGTCTGTAAACAGAGGAGTTCTCATATGTGACGCCTGCTGCGGCGTACACCGCAGTTTGGGTCGCCACAATTCGCAAGTGCGGCATTTGTCACACACGCCTTGGCCGCCCACCCAGCTTCAG ATGGTTCAGATATTATACAACAACGGTGCTAATGCAATATGGGAGCACACACTGCTGGATCCCTCATCTTTAATGAGCGGGAAACGCAAAACCAATCCTCAGGATAAAGTCCA TCCCAACAAGACAGAGTTCATAAAAGCGAAGTATCAAATGCTGGCTTTCGTCCATCGTTTACCCTGTCGAGACGACGACAGTTCAGCAGCTGCAGATCTAAGCAAG caACTTCACTCAAGTGTTAGAACTGGCAATCTTGAGACTTCTTTACGGTTACTGTCGCTTGGAGCACAAGCCAACTTTTTCCACCCG GAAAAAGGAAACACACCACTTCACATAGCAGCTAAGGCAGGACAGGTGTGCCAGGCTGAGCTACTGTGTGTTTATGGGGCGGATCCTGGAGCTCCGGACTCTTATGGCAAAACACCCATCAACTATGCAAG gcAGGCCGGCCATCAGGACCTAGCAGACCGGCTGGTGGAGATACAGTATGAGCTTACAGACAGACTTGCCTTCTACCTCTGTGGGCGAAAGCCTG ATCACAAGAATGGACAGCACTTCATTATACCACAGATGGCGGACAG AAGTGTGGAGTTATCGGAGTTTGCAAAAGCTGCGAAAAGAAAACTGCAATCT CTCAGCGATCATTTGTTTGAGGAACTGGCAATGGACGTGTACGATGAGGTAGACCGAAGGGAGACAGATGCAG TCTGGCTGGCCACTCAGAACCACAGCGCCTTGGTAACGGAGACAACAGTTGTGCCTTTCCTTCCTGTGAACCCCGAGTACTCATCGACACGCAACCAG GGACGACAAAAGCTTGCGAGATTTAATGCTCATGAATTTGCCACACTTGTGATTGATATTCTAAGTGATGCAAAGCGGCGTCAACAGGGGAGTTCAGTGTCAAGCCCCAAAG ACAACGTCGACAACGTTTTCTTCAAAAGTCTAAGTAGCCGTCATGGAAGTGACAACCAAGAAATCGACCAGCCAGACTATGACAGCGTGGCATCAGATGAGGACACCGACACAGAATTGCGAATCGGTAAAGCAGACCGAACTAAG AGTTTGGACTCGGACTTGTCCGATGGCCCGATTTCCGTGCAGGAGTTTCTGGAAGTGAAGAACGCTCTCTCAGCCTCTGAGGTCAAAATACAGGAACTAATGAAGGCCAACAGTAACCTGAGCGAAGAGCTGAAACTGGTGCAAAAAAAG CTACAGTCTCTGCAAAGTGAGAACGGCTCTCTCAGACGCCAGGTCTCATCTCAACAGCCCTATCAGGCCCCCGGGGGTCCTGACCACCCCAATCCTTCCAGCCCCTCCTCCtgttcctcctcttcctcctcctctgccCTGAAATGGCACCTGTCTGCACGGGCGAGCCGCCCCATGTCTATGTATGAAACCAGCTCTGGTCTGAAGCCCTTTCTTTCCAAGGGAGAGGCCATTTACCCCGAGGAGACCTTCCCTTCCTTGCAACCCTTCCCGACCCAT GCCTCCAAGTTTGGCAAGCATAGTAGCGCATCCGACGGTGACTATGACAACACGGTCAACGAATCCGATCTGGATGACTCAGG CAGATTTGTCCGTAGATGTCGTCTACGCAGCAGCGGTTGGATGGGAGAGAGCAACTCCATACCAGAGCTGGACGATCACGAATGCGAGTCTGACCCCAGTCTGCCCAGCACAGAAGACGTCATCCGGAAAACCGAGCAGATCACCAAGAATATCCAGGACCTGCTGAGGGCTGCACAGGAGAATAAGCACGACAG TGCCCCGGGTGAGCAGAGGGAGAGTGTCCGCAGACTCAGACACAGTCTGGGTTGTTTCGGCACGCTGGTGCCTTGGGCAGACAAGCCCCCCTCTCCCATGCAGTCCCTCGGCCTAAGAACTCCCCACCCCGCCGCCCCCAACAGCCCTGCCTCCTG cTTTATACCCTGTGCAGAAAGAATATATGTGGCCGTGAATGAGATGGCCGGCCTTTTCCCTAAG AGGCCACGGTTTGAGACTGTAAGAAGCTCACTGCGTTTATTGACGTCAAGCGCACACCGTTTACAGAACGAGTGTAAGAAGGCGTCTCTTCTGGAGAACAGCCCGGCAGTGGACATGCAGTTGGTCACCCAGCAGGTCATCCAGTGTGCCTATGACATCGCCAAGGCGGCTAAGCAACTAGTTACCATAACCaccaaagaaaacaacaacTGA
- the git2a gene encoding ARF GTPase-activating protein GIT2a isoform X2, with the protein MVIRRTSPETRMSKRLRNSEVCADCSSSDPHWASVNRGVLICDACCGVHRSLGRHNSQVRHLSHTPWPPTQLQMVQILYNNGANAIWEHTLLDPSSLMSGKRKTNPQDKVHPNKTEFIKAKYQMLAFVHRLPCRDDDSSAAADLSKQLHSSVRTGNLETSLRLLSLGAQANFFHPEKGNTPLHIAAKAGQVCQAELLCVYGADPGAPDSYGKTPINYARQAGHQDLADRLVEIQYELTDRLAFYLCGRKPDHKNGQHFIIPQMADRSVELSEFAKAAKRKLQSLSDHLFEELAMDVYDEVDRRETDAVWLATQNHSALVTETTVVPFLPVNPEYSSTRNQGRQKLARFNAHEFATLVIDILSDAKRRQQGSSVSSPKDNVDNVFFKSLSSRHGSDNQEIDQPDYDSVASDEDTDTELRIGKADRTKSLDSDLSDGPISVQEFLEVKNALSASEVKIQELMKANSNLSEELKLVQKKLQSLQSENGSLRRQVSSQQPYQAPGGPDHPNPSSPSSCSSSSSSSALKWHLSARASRPMSMYETSSGLKPFLSKGEAIYPEETFPSLQPFPTHASKFGKHSSASDGDYDNTVNESDLDDSGFVRRCRLRSSGWMGESNSIPELDDHECESDPSLPSTEDVIRKTEQITKNIQDLLRAAQENKHDSAPGEQRESVRRLRHSLGCFGTLVPWADKPPSPMQSLGLRTPHPAAPNSPASCFIPCAERIYVAVNEMAGLFPKRPRFETVRSSLRLLTSSAHRLQNECKKASLLENSPAVDMQLVTQQVIQCAYDIAKAAKQLVTITTKENNN; encoded by the exons ATGGTGATAAGAAGGACTTCACCGGAGACAAGGATGTCGAAACGGCTTCGAAATAGCGAAGTTTGTGCGGATTGCAGCAGTTCGg ATCCTCACTGGGCGTCTGTAAACAGAGGAGTTCTCATATGTGACGCCTGCTGCGGCGTACACCGCAGTTTGGGTCGCCACAATTCGCAAGTGCGGCATTTGTCACACACGCCTTGGCCGCCCACCCAGCTTCAG ATGGTTCAGATATTATACAACAACGGTGCTAATGCAATATGGGAGCACACACTGCTGGATCCCTCATCTTTAATGAGCGGGAAACGCAAAACCAATCCTCAGGATAAAGTCCA TCCCAACAAGACAGAGTTCATAAAAGCGAAGTATCAAATGCTGGCTTTCGTCCATCGTTTACCCTGTCGAGACGACGACAGTTCAGCAGCTGCAGATCTAAGCAAG caACTTCACTCAAGTGTTAGAACTGGCAATCTTGAGACTTCTTTACGGTTACTGTCGCTTGGAGCACAAGCCAACTTTTTCCACCCG GAAAAAGGAAACACACCACTTCACATAGCAGCTAAGGCAGGACAGGTGTGCCAGGCTGAGCTACTGTGTGTTTATGGGGCGGATCCTGGAGCTCCGGACTCTTATGGCAAAACACCCATCAACTATGCAAG gcAGGCCGGCCATCAGGACCTAGCAGACCGGCTGGTGGAGATACAGTATGAGCTTACAGACAGACTTGCCTTCTACCTCTGTGGGCGAAAGCCTG ATCACAAGAATGGACAGCACTTCATTATACCACAGATGGCGGACAG AAGTGTGGAGTTATCGGAGTTTGCAAAAGCTGCGAAAAGAAAACTGCAATCT CTCAGCGATCATTTGTTTGAGGAACTGGCAATGGACGTGTACGATGAGGTAGACCGAAGGGAGACAGATGCAG TCTGGCTGGCCACTCAGAACCACAGCGCCTTGGTAACGGAGACAACAGTTGTGCCTTTCCTTCCTGTGAACCCCGAGTACTCATCGACACGCAACCAG GGACGACAAAAGCTTGCGAGATTTAATGCTCATGAATTTGCCACACTTGTGATTGATATTCTAAGTGATGCAAAGCGGCGTCAACAGGGGAGTTCAGTGTCAAGCCCCAAAG ACAACGTCGACAACGTTTTCTTCAAAAGTCTAAGTAGCCGTCATGGAAGTGACAACCAAGAAATCGACCAGCCAGACTATGACAGCGTGGCATCAGATGAGGACACCGACACAGAATTGCGAATCGGTAAAGCAGACCGAACTAAG AGTTTGGACTCGGACTTGTCCGATGGCCCGATTTCCGTGCAGGAGTTTCTGGAAGTGAAGAACGCTCTCTCAGCCTCTGAGGTCAAAATACAGGAACTAATGAAGGCCAACAGTAACCTGAGCGAAGAGCTGAAACTGGTGCAAAAAAAG CTACAGTCTCTGCAAAGTGAGAACGGCTCTCTCAGACGCCAGGTCTCATCTCAACAGCCCTATCAGGCCCCCGGGGGTCCTGACCACCCCAATCCTTCCAGCCCCTCCTCCtgttcctcctcttcctcctcctctgccCTGAAATGGCACCTGTCTGCACGGGCGAGCCGCCCCATGTCTATGTATGAAACCAGCTCTGGTCTGAAGCCCTTTCTTTCCAAGGGAGAGGCCATTTACCCCGAGGAGACCTTCCCTTCCTTGCAACCCTTCCCGACCCAT GCCTCCAAGTTTGGCAAGCATAGTAGCGCATCCGACGGTGACTATGACAACACGGTCAACGAATCCGATCTGGATGACTCAGG ATTTGTCCGTAGATGTCGTCTACGCAGCAGCGGTTGGATGGGAGAGAGCAACTCCATACCAGAGCTGGACGATCACGAATGCGAGTCTGACCCCAGTCTGCCCAGCACAGAAGACGTCATCCGGAAAACCGAGCAGATCACCAAGAATATCCAGGACCTGCTGAGGGCTGCACAGGAGAATAAGCACGACAG TGCCCCGGGTGAGCAGAGGGAGAGTGTCCGCAGACTCAGACACAGTCTGGGTTGTTTCGGCACGCTGGTGCCTTGGGCAGACAAGCCCCCCTCTCCCATGCAGTCCCTCGGCCTAAGAACTCCCCACCCCGCCGCCCCCAACAGCCCTGCCTCCTG cTTTATACCCTGTGCAGAAAGAATATATGTGGCCGTGAATGAGATGGCCGGCCTTTTCCCTAAG AGGCCACGGTTTGAGACTGTAAGAAGCTCACTGCGTTTATTGACGTCAAGCGCACACCGTTTACAGAACGAGTGTAAGAAGGCGTCTCTTCTGGAGAACAGCCCGGCAGTGGACATGCAGTTGGTCACCCAGCAGGTCATCCAGTGTGCCTATGACATCGCCAAGGCGGCTAAGCAACTAGTTACCATAACCaccaaagaaaacaacaacTGA